In Lonchura striata isolate bLonStr1 chromosome 2, bLonStr1.mat, whole genome shotgun sequence, a single genomic region encodes these proteins:
- the LOC110470053 gene encoding matrix metalloproteinase-27-like, translated as MKALSLWLVTCTAVSGALPIHPEKYNEEDAKLVQNYLNKFYAVEPVPNELGWKINAESAAEKLQKMQRFFGLKVTEKLDNETLEMMKKPRCGVPDVGLYGFTLPGWKKTKLTYRIVNYTPDMSKEDVDKAVEKAFKVWSAVTPLIFTRIHKGIADIMIAFGTKVHGHCPRYFDGPLGVLAHAFPPGTGLGGDVHFDEDEDWTTGSAGFNLFLVAAHEFGHALGLSHSNDQRALMFPNYAYVSPSEFPLSPDDISGIQSIYGPPPNAPDKRPATPTSPKICGSQISFDAITTLRQEVIFLKGRHLWRVYPDNSQAERELISAFWPNLPPGIEAAYENTKDQILLFKGNKFWVISGYQVLFGYPKNINTLGFPKGVKKVDAAACNRNTGKTYFFIGDKYWRFDENSQSMEKGYPRPTVDEFPGINQRVDAVFQQKGLFYFFHGSKQWEFDPIAKKVIREMKSNSWFNC; from the exons ATGAAGGCTCTTTCACTTTGGCTTGTAACATGTACAGCTGTTTCTGGAGCTCTTCCCATCCACCCAGAGAAATACAATGAAGAAGATGCAAAGCTTGTACAG AACTATTTGAATAAATTTTATGCTGTTGAGCCAGTTCCAAATGAACTTGGATGGAAAATAAATGCTGAATCCGCAGctgaaaaacttcagaaaatgcaACGATTTTTTGGTTTGAAAGTGACTGAAAAACTGGATAATGAGACATTGGAAATGATGAAGAAACCCAGGTGTGGAGTTCCAGATGTGGGTCTCTATGGCTTCACCCTGCCCggatggaaaaaaaccaaactgacaTACAG AATTGTAAACTACACACCAGATATGAGCAAGGAGGATGTGGATAAAGCAGTTGAGAAGGCATTTAAAGTGTGGAGTGCTGTCACCCCACTGATTTTCACTCGAATTCATAAGGGAATAGCAGATATAATGATTGCTTTTGGGACCAAAG TTCATGGACATTGCCCTCGCTATTTTGATGGCCCCCTTGGCGTTCTTGCTCATGCCTTTCCACCTGGCACTGGTTTAGGCGGTGATGTGCACTTTGACGAGGATGAAGACTGGACCACAGGCTCAGCTG GGTTCAACTTGTTCCTTGTTGCTGCTCATGAGTTTGGCCATGCCCTGGGTCTCTCCCATTCTAATGATCAGAGGGCTCTCATGTTCCCCAATTATGCCTATGTCAGCCCCAGTGAATTTCCCCTCTCTCCAGATGATATAAGTGGCATTCAGTCTATTTATG GACCCCCACCAAATGCCCCAGATAAAAGGCCAGCCACCCCTACCTCACCTAAAATCTGTGGCTCCCAGATATCTTTCGATGCTATAACTACACTCCGACAAGAAGTCATTTTTCTAAAGGGCAG GCACTTATGGAGGGTATATCCCGATAACTCACAAGCTGAACGTGAATTAATTTCTGCCTTCTGGCCAAATCTGCCTCCTGGCATTGAAGCTGCATATGAGAACACAAAAGATCAGATCCTACTTTTCAAAG GCAACAAATTCTGGGTTATCAGTGGATATCAGGTGTTGTTCGGTTATCCAAAGAATATCAACACACTGGGCTTCCCTAAAGGTGTCAAGAAAGTTGACGCAGCTGCTTGTAATAGAAATACAGGGAAAACATACTTTTTCATAGGTGACAAGTACTGGAG GTTTGATGAAAACAGCCAGTCCATGGAGAAGGGATATCCTAGACCAACAGTCGATGAATTTCCAGGAATTAATCAGAGGGTTGATGCTGTTTTTCAACAGAAAG GATTGTTCTACTTCTTCCATGGATCAAAACAGTGGGAGTTTGACCCTATTGCTAAAAAAGTTATCAGAGAAATGAAGAGTAACAGCTGGTTTAACTGTTAG